In Tenrec ecaudatus isolate mTenEca1 chromosome 4, mTenEca1.hap1, whole genome shotgun sequence, a single window of DNA contains:
- the UQCC5 gene encoding ubiquinol-cytochrome c reductase complex assembly factor 5 isoform X1: MFSRAQVKRLLQCVPGKERLGIYRFLPFFFVLGATMEWIMIKMRVGQETFYDVYRRKASERQYQRRLDGAPESKTRPAQDKVARQEQEGKWMSGKTKLPFVECSSQAVRGLKGHGASHAIVVTGVFC; this comes from the exons ATGTTCTCCAGAGCCCAGGTGAAGCGACTTCTGCAATGCGTTCCCGGGAAGGAGCGACTCGGCATCTACAGGTTCCTGCCTTTCTTTTTCGTGCTCGGAGCCACGATGGAGTGGATCATGATCAAAATGCGCGTCGGGCAGGAGACCTTCT ATGACGTCTACCGGAGAAAGGCCTCAGAGAGGCAGTATCAGCGCAGGCTGGACGGTGCACCGGAGTCCAA AACGCGACCTGCCCAGGATAAAGTGGCCAGACAGGAACAGGAAGGAAAATGGATGTCCGGGAAGACCAAGCTCCCGTTTGTCGAGTGCTCGAGTCAAGCCGTCAGGGGCCTGAAAGGCCACGGGGCATCTCACGCTATCGTGGTCACGGGTGTTTTCTGTTAG
- the UQCC5 gene encoding ubiquinol-cytochrome c reductase complex assembly factor 5 isoform X2, translating into MFSRAQVKRLLQCVPGKERLGIYRFLPFFFVLGATMEWIMIKMRVGQETFYDVYRRKASERQYQRRLDGAPESK; encoded by the exons ATGTTCTCCAGAGCCCAGGTGAAGCGACTTCTGCAATGCGTTCCCGGGAAGGAGCGACTCGGCATCTACAGGTTCCTGCCTTTCTTTTTCGTGCTCGGAGCCACGATGGAGTGGATCATGATCAAAATGCGCGTCGGGCAGGAGACCTTCT ATGACGTCTACCGGAGAAAGGCCTCAGAGAGGCAGTATCAGCGCAGGCTGGACGGTGCACCGGAGTCCAAGTGA